Proteins from a single region of Macaca nemestrina isolate mMacNem1 chromosome 13, mMacNem.hap1, whole genome shotgun sequence:
- the LOC105465266 gene encoding F-box only protein 41: protein MASLDLPYRCPRCGEHKRFRSLSSLRAHLEYSHTYETLYILSKTNSICDGAAAAAAAAAAASGFPLAPEPAALLAVPGARREVFESTSFQGKEQAAGPSPAAPHLLHHHHHHAPLAHFPGDLVPASLPCEELAEPGLVPAAAARYALREIEIPLGELFARKSVASSACSTPPPGPGPGPCPGPASASPASPSPADVAYEEGLARLKIRALEKLEVDRRLERLSEEVEQKIAGQVGRLQAELERKAAELETARQESARLGREKEELEERASELSRQVDVSVELLASLKQDLVHKEQELSRKQQEVVQIDQFLKETAAREASAKLRLQQFIEELLERADRAERQLQVISSSCGSTPSASLGRGGGGGGAGPNARGPGRMREHHAGPAVPSTYAVSRHGSSPSTGASSRVPAASQSSGCYDSDSLELPRPEEGAPEDSGPGGLGTRAQATNGGSERSQPPRSSGLRRQAIQNWQRRPRRHSTEGEEGDVSDVGSRTTESEAEGPLDAPRPGPAMAGPLSSCRLSARPEGGSGRGRRAERGSPSRSNEVISPEILKMRAALFCIFTYLDTRTLLHAAEVCRDWCFVARHPAVWTRVLLENARVCSKFLAMLAQWCTQAHSLTLQNLKPRQRGKKESKEEYARSTRGCLEAGLESLLKAAGGNLLILRISHCPNILTDRSLWLASCYCRALQAVTYRSATDPVGHEVIWALGAGCREIVSLQVAPLHPCQQPTRFSNRCLQMIGRCWPHLRALGVGGAGCGVQGLASLARNCMRLQVLELDHVSEITQEVAAEVCREGLKGLEMLVLTATPVTPKALLHFNSICRNLKSIVVQIGIADYFKEPSSPEAQKLFEDMVTKLQALRRRPGFSKILHIKVEGGC, encoded by the exons ATGGCCTCGCTGGACCTGCCGTACCGCTGCCCCCGCTGCGGGGAGCACAAGCGCTTCCGCAGCCTGTCGTCGCTGCGCGCGCACCTGGAGTACAGCCACACCTACGAGACGCTCTACATCCTCTCCAAGACCAACAGCATTTGCGACGGCGCCGCCGCTGCAGCGGCCGCCGCGGCGGCCGCCTCGGGCTTCCCGCTGGCGCCCGAGCCCGCCGCCCTGCTGGCCGTGCCCGGCGCCCGGCGCGAGGTCTTCGAGAGCACGTCCTTCCAGGGCAAGGAGCAGGCGGCCGGGCCGTCGCCCGCGGCGCCGCACCTgctgcaccaccaccaccaccacgcgCCCCTCGCACACTTCCCCGGCGACCTGGTGCCCGCCAGCCTGCCCTGCGAGGAGTTGGCCGAGCCGGGCCTCGTGCCCGCCGCTGCCGCTCGCTATGCGCTGCGCGAGATCGAGATCCCGCTGGGGGAGCTGTTCGCCCGCAAGTCCGTGGCGTCCTCAGCGTGCTCGACGCCGCCGCCTGGGCCTGGCCCCGGCCCTTGCCCCGGGCCTGCCTCCGCTTCGCCCGCGTCCCCCTCACCTGCCGATGTGGCCTACGAAGAGGGCCTGGCGCGCCTCAAGATCCGCGCGCTGGAGAAGCTGGAGGTGGACCGGCGGCTGGAGCGCCTGAGCGAGGAGGTGGAGCAGAAGATCGCGGGCCAGGTGGGCCGGCTGCAGGCCGAGCTGGAGCGCAAGGCGGCGGAGCTGGAGACTGCGCGGCAGGAGAGTGCGAGGCTTGGGCGCGAgaaggaggagctggaggagcGCGCGTCTGAGCTCTCCCGCCAGGTGGACGTGAGCGTAGAGCTTCTGGCCTCACTCAAGCAGGACCTGGTGCACAAGGAACAGGAGCTGAGCCGCAAGCAGCA GGAGGTGGTGCAGATCGACCAGTTCCTGAAGGAGACAGCGGCGCGGGAGGCCAGCGCCAAGCTGCGGCTGCAGCAGTTCATTGAGGAACTCCTTGAGCGGGCTGACCGTGCCGAGCGACAGCTGCAGGTCATCAGCAGCAGCTGTGGCAGCACGCCCAGTGCCAGCCTGGGCCGTGGAGGTGGGGGCGGTGGTGCTGGCCCCAATGCCCGGGGCCCAGGCAGAATG CGAGAACACCACGCGGGCCCGGCCGTGCCTAGCACATATGCAGTGTCACGGCATGGCTCCTCTCCCAGCACAGG GGCCTCCAGCCGTGTGCCAGCCGCATCCCAGAGCTCAGGCTGCTATGACAGTGACAGTCTGGAGCTGCCCAGGCCGGAGGAGGGGGCCCCTGAGGACAGTGGCCCTGGGGGCTTGGGCACACGGGCCCAGGCTACCAACGGGGGCTCAGAGCGGTCCCAGCCCCCTCGCAGCTCAGGCCTGCGGCGCCAGGCCATCCAGAACTGGCAGCGCAGACCCCGCCGACACAGCACTGAGGGGGAAGAGGGTGACGTCTCTGACGTTGGCTCCCGAACCACTGAGTCAGAGGCTGAGGGCCCGTTGGATGCGCCCCGCCCCGGGCCTGCTATGGCTGGGCCATTGAGCAGCTGCCGGCTCTCAG CCCGCCCTGAGGGAGGCAGTGGACGGGGTCGGCGAGCAGAGAGGGGCAGCCCCTCACGCTCCAATGAGGTCATCAGCCCAGAGATCCTGAAGATGCGAGCCGCCCTCTTCTGCATCTTCACCTACCTGGACACGCGCACACTGCTGCACGCCGCTGAGGTTTGCCGGGACTGGTGCTTCGTGGCCCGCCACCCTGCAGTCTGGACAAGGGTGCTGCTTGAGAATGCCCGTGTCTGCTCCAAG TTCCTGGCAATGCTGGCTCAGTGGTGCACCCAGGCCCACTCTCTGACGCTGCAGAACTTGAAGCCCCGGCAGCGGGGAAAGAAGGAGAGCAAGGAGGAGTATGCCCGTAGCACCCG GGGCTGCTTGGAAGCTGGGCTGGAGTCCCTGCTGAAGGCAGCTGGGGGGAACCTGCTGATCCTGCGCATCTCCCACTGTCCAAACATCCTCACCGACCGCTCGCTCTGGCTGGCCAGTTGCTACTGCCGTGCCCTGCAGGCTGTCACCTACAG GAGTGCCACAGACCCTGTGGGCCATGAGGTCATTTGGGCCCTGGGCGCAGGCTGCAGAGAGATCGTCTCCCTCCAAGTGGCACCACTTCACCCCTG CCAGCAGCCCACGCGCTTCAGTAACCGCTGCCTGCAGATGATTGGTCGCTGTTGGCCCCACCTGCGGGCCCTGGGGGTCGGGGGTGCCGGCTGTGGGGTGCAGGGCCTGGCATCACTTG CGAGAAACTGCATGCGGCTGCAGGTCCTGGAGCTTGACCATGTGTCAGAGATCACCCAGGAGGTGGCGGCAGAGGTCTGCCGGGAAGGCCTGAAGGGATTGGAGATGCTGGTGCTCACAGCGACTCCCGTCACCCCTAAGGCCCTGCTGCATTTCAACA GCATCTGCCGGAACCTCAAGTCGATTGTGGTCCAGATTGGGATTGCGGATTATTTCAAAGAGCCCAGCAGCCCTGAGGCCCAAAAGCTGTTTGAGGACATGGTGACAAAACTCCAG GCCCTGCGACGGAGGCCCGGCTTCTCTAAGATTCTGCACATCAAGGTGGAAGGCGGCTGCTAA
- the LOC105465265 gene encoding T-complex protein 1 subunit eta isoform X2 has protein sequence MDKLIVDGRGKATISNDGATILKLLDVVHPAAKTLVDIAKSQDAEVGDGTTSVTLLAAEFLKQVKPYVEEGLHPQIIIRAFRTATQLAVNKIKEIAVTVKKADKVEQRKLLEKCAMTALSSKLISQQKAFFAKMVVDAVMMLDDLLQLKMIGIKKVQGGALEDSQLVAGVAFKKTFSYAGFEMQPKKYHNPKIALLNVELELKAEKDNAEIRVHTVEDYQAIVDAEWNILYDKLEKIHHSGAKVVLSKLPIGDVATQYFADRDMFCAGRVPEEDLKRTMMACGGSIQTSVNALSADVLGRCQVFEETQIGGERYNFFTGCPKAKTCTFILRGGAEQFMEETERSLHDAIMIVRRAIKNDSVVAGGGAIEMELSKYLRDYSRTIPGKQQLLIGAYAKALEIIPRQLCDNAGFDATNILNKLRARHAQGGTWYGVDINNEDIADNFEAFVWEPAMVRINALTAASEAACLIVSVDETIKNPRSTVDAPPAAGRGRGRGRPH, from the exons GTGGGTGATGGCACCACCTCAGTGACCTTGCTGGCTGCAGAGTTTCTGAAGCAAGTGAAACCCTATGTGGAGGAAGGTTTACACCCCCAGATCATCATTCGAGCTTTCCGCACAGCCACCCAGCTG GCGGTTAACAAGATCAAAGAGATTGCTGTGACTGTGAAGAAGGCAGATAAAGT GGAGCAGAGGAAGCTGCTGGAAAAGTGTGCCATGACTGCTCTGAGCTCCAAGCTGATCTCCCAGCAGAAAGCTTTCTTTGCTAAGATGGTGGTGGATGCAGTGATGATGCTCGATGATTTGCTGCAGCTTAAAATGATTGGAATCAAGAAGGTACAGGGTGGAGCCCTCGAG gATTCTCAGCTGGTAGCTGGTGTTGcattcaagaagactttctcttaCGCTGGGTTTGAAATGCAACCCAAAAAGTACCACAATCCTAAGATCGCCCTTTTGAATGTCGAGCTCGAGTTGAAAGCTGAGAAGGACAATGCTGAGATAAGAGTCCACACAGTTGAG GATTATCAGGCAATTGTTGATGCTGAGTGGAACATTCTCTATGACAAGTTAGAGAAGATCCATCATTCTGGAGCCAAAGTTGTCTTGTCCAAACTCCCCATTGGGGATGTGGCCACCCAGTACTTTGCTGACAGGGACATGTTTTGTGCTGGCCGAGTACCTGAGGAGGATCTGAAGAGGACAATGATG GCGTGTGGAGGCTCAATCCAGACCAGTGTGAATGCTCTGTCAGCAGATGTGCTGGGTCGATGTCAGGTGTTTGAAGAGACCCAGATTGGAGGCGAGAG GTACAATTTTTTTACTGGCTGCCCCAAGGCCAAGACATGTACCTTCATCCTCCGTGGCGGTGCCGAGCAGTTTATGGAGGAGACAGAGCGGTCCCTGCATGATGCCATCATGATCGTCAGGAGGGCCATCAAG AATGATTCAGTGGTGGCTGGTGGCGGGGCCATTGAGATGGAGCTCTCCAAGTACCTGCGGGATTACTCAAGGACTATTCCAGGAAAACAGCAGCTGTTGATTGGGGCGTATGCCAAGGCCTTGGAGATTATCCCACGCCAGCTGTGTGACAATGCTGGCTTTGATGCCACAAACATTCTCAACAAACTGCGGGCTCGGCATGCCCAG GGGGGCACGTGGTATGGGGTGGACATCAACAACGAGGACATTGCTGACAACTTTGAGGCCTTCGTGTGGGAGCCAGCTATGGTGCGGATCAATGCGTTGACAGCAGCCTCTGAGGCTGCGTGCCTGATCGTGTCTGTAGATGAAACCATCAAGAACCCCCGCTCAACTGTGGATGCTCCCCCAGCAGCAGGCCGGGGCCGTGGTCGTGGCCGCCCGCACTGA